One Aneurinibacillus migulanus genomic region harbors:
- a CDS encoding AbrB/MazE/SpoVT family DNA-binding domain-containing protein, with protein sequence MAMKATGVVRKVDELGRVVIPIELRRNLGIAEKDGLEIFVDDEKIILKRYAPACIFCDSAENITAYRGRNICKSCLTNLKTME encoded by the coding sequence ATGGCAATGAAAGCGACCGGTGTGGTGCGGAAAGTGGATGAATTAGGTAGGGTGGTTATTCCGATTGAGTTGCGCCGTAACCTAGGCATAGCAGAGAAAGATGGCCTGGAAATTTTTGTAGATGATGAGAAGATTATTTTAAAGCGGTACGCTCCGGCTTGCATTTTTTGCGATTCAGCTGAGAATATTACCGCTTACCGAGGCCGCAATATTTGCAAAAGTTGCCTTACTAATCTCAAGACAATGGAATAA
- the leuC gene encoding 3-isopropylmalate dehydratase large subunit, translated as MRARTMFEKIWDNHVIYAEENKPSLLYIDLQLVHEVTSPQAFEGLRLAGRPVRRPDLTFATIDHNVPTTDRSLPIEDPISRQQIETLQANCKEFGVTLYDLDSPEQGVVHVMGPELGLTHPGKTIVCGDSHTSTHGAFGALAFGIGTSEVEHVLATQCLQQKKPKTLEVHVDGDLPLGVTAKDLILAIIAKWGTDFATGYVIEYTGDAIKNLSMEERMTVCNMSIEAGARAGLIAPDETTFSYLEGRRFAPKGEEWNKAIAAWKELVTDEGAEYDRRVVIKAAEIEPQVTWGTSPSMGIGINGVVPAPEDFTTENERKATQNALAYMGLEAHTPITEVEIDRVFIGSCTNGRIEDLRAAAKIANGHKVASNVNAMVVPGSGMVKEQAEKEGLHTIFIEAGFEWREPGCSMCLAMNPDVLSPGERCASTSNRNFEGRQGRGGRTHLVSPEMAAAAAIAGRFVDVRKWEVKEREEKAHGTV; from the coding sequence ATGAGAGCACGTACGATGTTTGAAAAAATCTGGGACAACCATGTTATCTATGCTGAAGAAAACAAGCCCAGCCTGTTATACATCGATTTACAGCTTGTACATGAAGTAACATCGCCACAGGCGTTTGAAGGTCTGCGCCTTGCCGGGCGCCCGGTACGCCGTCCTGATTTAACATTTGCAACTATCGATCATAACGTACCGACCACAGACCGTTCCCTGCCGATCGAAGACCCAATTTCTCGTCAACAAATTGAGACACTGCAGGCGAACTGTAAAGAATTTGGCGTTACACTCTATGATTTAGACAGCCCAGAGCAAGGTGTCGTGCACGTAATGGGTCCAGAACTGGGGCTTACCCATCCTGGCAAAACCATTGTATGCGGGGATAGCCACACTTCGACGCACGGAGCGTTCGGTGCACTTGCGTTTGGTATCGGAACAAGCGAAGTGGAGCATGTACTGGCGACACAATGTTTGCAACAAAAAAAGCCGAAAACGCTTGAAGTACACGTAGATGGGGACCTCCCGCTCGGCGTAACAGCGAAAGACTTAATTCTCGCCATCATCGCCAAGTGGGGCACCGACTTTGCGACTGGGTATGTTATTGAATACACTGGAGATGCAATCAAAAACCTCTCCATGGAAGAACGGATGACCGTCTGCAACATGTCCATCGAAGCCGGAGCTCGTGCGGGACTTATCGCACCGGATGAAACAACATTCTCTTACCTGGAAGGACGCCGTTTCGCGCCGAAGGGCGAAGAATGGAATAAAGCCATCGCGGCCTGGAAGGAACTTGTCACAGACGAAGGTGCCGAGTATGATCGCCGTGTTGTAATCAAAGCTGCGGAAATCGAGCCGCAAGTGACCTGGGGTACCAGCCCGAGCATGGGTATCGGCATAAATGGTGTCGTTCCGGCACCGGAAGATTTCACGACCGAGAACGAACGTAAAGCAACGCAGAATGCACTTGCCTATATGGGCCTTGAAGCGCACACTCCAATTACCGAGGTTGAAATTGATCGCGTATTTATCGGCTCCTGTACGAATGGCCGTATCGAGGATTTACGCGCCGCGGCCAAAATCGCTAACGGTCACAAAGTAGCTTCAAATGTAAATGCCATGGTCGTCCCTGGCTCCGGTATGGTTAAAGAACAAGCAGAAAAAGAAGGACTTCATACGATTTTTATCGAAGCTGGCTTTGAGTGGCGCGAACCAGGCTGCAGTATGTGCCTGGCGATGAATCCAGACGTACTGTCACCGGGCGAACGCTGTGCCTCTACATCAAACCGCAACTTCGAAGGCCGTCAGGGCCGCGGCGGACGTACGCACTTGGTCAGCCCTGAAATGGCTGCTGCCGCAGCTATCGCAGGCCGCTTTGTCGATGTACGTAAGTGGGAAGTCAAAGAAAGAGAGGAGAAAGCACATGGAACCGTTTAA
- a CDS encoding LysR family transcriptional regulator, which yields MELRQLLYAVTIAEEKSFSRAADKLHLAQPSLSQQIAKLEKEINIILFERSTSSIRLTDAGERFYESASKILDSIEQLKKEMQDMAELEKGGLTVGSLPITGAHILPLVLPVFKKKYPGIQVRLIEEATRALEQLTARGKTEMSLLSLPLADPNLEWEPILEEEICLAVPPDHPLSQREDAEIRELKDEAFIMLKKGQGFRTLASGWCEDAGFVPRVVFESSNIETVQSLVAAGMGIAFVPKMVTRLSTEPLLPRYVALRNPTPCRTLVMAYRRGRYRSRASRVFLDTVQEVLVAMEQASHRF from the coding sequence ATGGAGCTCAGACAATTGTTATATGCGGTGACCATCGCGGAAGAGAAGAGCTTTTCACGCGCGGCAGATAAACTTCATCTTGCCCAACCGTCACTTAGCCAACAAATCGCCAAGCTTGAAAAAGAAATTAATATTATCTTATTCGAGCGTTCAACGAGTTCAATACGCCTAACGGATGCAGGTGAGAGGTTCTATGAGTCGGCATCGAAAATTCTCGATTCTATCGAGCAGTTGAAAAAAGAAATGCAGGATATGGCGGAATTGGAGAAAGGCGGGCTTACGGTCGGAAGTTTGCCTATTACCGGCGCGCACATTTTGCCGCTTGTACTGCCGGTATTCAAAAAGAAATATCCCGGCATTCAGGTGCGTCTTATTGAAGAAGCGACAAGAGCACTTGAGCAACTAACGGCGCGGGGAAAGACAGAAATGAGTCTGCTGTCATTGCCGCTTGCAGATCCGAACCTGGAATGGGAGCCGATTCTCGAAGAAGAAATCTGTTTGGCTGTGCCACCGGATCATCCGCTAAGCCAGAGGGAAGATGCAGAGATTCGGGAGTTGAAGGATGAAGCATTTATTATGCTAAAAAAAGGCCAGGGTTTTCGTACCCTAGCCTCAGGATGGTGTGAAGATGCAGGTTTTGTGCCGCGTGTCGTGTTTGAGAGCAGCAATATTGAAACCGTGCAATCGCTCGTAGCGGCTGGTATGGGCATTGCATTCGTGCCGAAGATGGTAACCAGGCTTTCTACGGAGCCGTTGCTTCCTCGATATGTGGCACTACGCAATCCTACGCCTTGCCGTACATTGGTAATGGCGTATCGCCGCGGACGGTATCGCTCACGAGCCAGCCGGGTATTTCTTGACACGGTTCAAGAAGTGCTGGTTGCTATGGAGCAAGCGTCCCATCGCTTTTAA
- a CDS encoding CapA family protein has product MRETKKRLLAVLGAGATCLGLLLGSLTFMADAQTNNQDVMMTSFDKVTLTFVGDMQFTGTVNDQIKKNGTAYPFAKVTPVLSRADLAVGNLETTLTTGGTAQSKQFTFRSDPRMAQAMAASGLDAVGLANNHTLDFGLNALYDTIGHVKQAGLLPLGAGKNRTEATQIHYIKKKGKTIALLNYSRVLPSASWMAGEKKPGLASAYDPKIMYDKVKEAKKKADIVVVFIHWGKERITTPETYQTEMGHTLIDAGADLVVGHHSHIMQPVEWYKGKLIAYSLGNFIFTNSRMDRSNQSAILEVSVSDKRIQAGLIPVRITNGQPRPIEGAEKAEFLRFMDQLSRKATVKSDGTLAP; this is encoded by the coding sequence ATGAGAGAAACAAAAAAACGCCTGCTGGCCGTGCTTGGTGCAGGCGCAACTTGTCTTGGCCTTTTGCTCGGAAGCCTTACATTCATGGCCGATGCCCAAACGAATAACCAGGACGTTATGATGACCAGCTTCGATAAAGTCACGCTCACATTCGTAGGAGATATGCAGTTTACCGGAACAGTCAACGACCAAATAAAGAAGAACGGAACGGCTTATCCATTTGCCAAGGTAACGCCAGTTCTATCCCGGGCCGATCTTGCTGTCGGTAACTTGGAGACAACGCTCACGACCGGTGGCACCGCACAGAGTAAACAATTCACATTCCGTTCTGATCCTCGTATGGCTCAAGCGATGGCTGCAAGCGGATTGGACGCGGTCGGACTTGCGAATAATCATACGCTGGATTTCGGCTTGAATGCGCTGTACGATACGATTGGACATGTTAAACAAGCCGGATTACTCCCCCTCGGTGCTGGAAAAAACCGGACTGAAGCAACGCAAATTCATTACATAAAGAAAAAAGGCAAGACGATTGCGCTGCTTAATTATAGCCGGGTTCTGCCTTCGGCCTCCTGGATGGCCGGAGAGAAAAAACCGGGCCTAGCCAGTGCGTATGATCCGAAAATCATGTATGACAAAGTCAAAGAAGCGAAAAAGAAAGCCGATATTGTTGTTGTCTTCATCCATTGGGGCAAAGAACGCATCACAACACCGGAAACCTATCAGACGGAAATGGGGCATACGCTCATTGATGCGGGAGCAGACCTCGTCGTTGGTCATCACTCCCACATCATGCAGCCGGTGGAGTGGTACAAAGGCAAGCTGATTGCCTATTCGCTCGGTAACTTTATATTTACCAATAGCAGAATGGATCGCTCCAATCAATCGGCCATCCTGGAAGTATCGGTAAGTGATAAGCGCATCCAGGCAGGTCTGATTCCGGTTCGGATTACAAACGGACAACCACGGCCAATCGAAGGAGCGGAAAAAGCAGAGTTCCTGCGCTTCATGGATCAACTCTCACGTAAAGCCACAGTTAAAAGCGATGGGACGCTTGCTCCATAG
- a CDS encoding DUF2269 family protein: MVLTFHLLGVAAKLAVLFLIPRLKDVEQTRRFLVTYRKLDITADIILWGTGLAFFFVTSFQYLMQMWLLVSMLLYMFVFYMLKRFLMRGLREVADSRKVHAEKELKTLRFQNLCVGIFSIFLMGCIAFMMMNKPF, encoded by the coding sequence GTGGTGCTCACATTCCATTTACTGGGGGTTGCCGCTAAGCTTGCTGTCCTGTTCCTGATTCCTAGATTGAAGGACGTGGAACAGACCCGGCGCTTCCTTGTAACGTATCGTAAGCTGGATATTACAGCGGATATTATATTATGGGGAACCGGCCTGGCGTTTTTCTTTGTCACGTCGTTTCAATACTTAATGCAGATGTGGTTACTTGTATCAATGCTTCTTTATATGTTCGTATTCTATATGTTGAAGCGATTCTTAATGCGAGGGCTTCGAGAAGTGGCGGACAGCCGCAAAGTTCATGCCGAGAAAGAGTTAAAAACACTTCGATTCCAAAATTTATGTGTCGGCATCTTCTCCATCTTTTTGATGGGCTGTATTGCGTTTATGATGATGAACAAGCCATTCTAG
- the leuD gene encoding 3-isopropylmalate dehydratase small subunit, translating into MEPFKKITSVVAPLDRVNVDTDAIIPKQFLKRIERTGFGQFLFYEWRFDEQENVNPDFELNKPQYKDAHILIARNNFGCGSSREHAPWALLDYGFKVIIAPSFADIFHNNCFKNGILPIVLPEETVEQLFQNVASQEGYAVTVDLEKNVITDGNGLEVPFSVDAYRRECLLQGLDDIGVTLMQEDKIAEYEKSYPSYYKITQ; encoded by the coding sequence ATGGAACCGTTTAAAAAAATTACAAGTGTGGTCGCTCCGCTCGACCGCGTTAATGTAGATACAGACGCTATTATCCCTAAACAATTTTTGAAGCGCATTGAGCGGACCGGCTTCGGGCAATTCCTGTTCTACGAATGGCGCTTTGATGAGCAGGAGAATGTGAATCCGGATTTCGAGTTGAATAAACCGCAATATAAAGACGCACACATTTTGATCGCACGCAATAATTTCGGTTGTGGCTCTTCCCGGGAGCATGCGCCATGGGCACTTTTGGACTATGGGTTCAAAGTGATTATCGCACCATCATTCGCGGACATTTTCCATAATAACTGCTTCAAGAATGGTATTCTACCGATCGTGCTGCCGGAAGAAACCGTGGAACAACTGTTCCAAAATGTTGCGAGTCAAGAAGGGTACGCAGTAACGGTTGATTTAGAGAAGAATGTGATTACTGATGGCAACGGCCTCGAAGTTCCATTCAGTGTCGATGCATATCGTCGTGAGTGCCTGTTGCAAGGCTTGGACGATATTGGCGTTACACTGATGCAGGAAGACAAAATCGCC